The following coding sequences lie in one Monomorium pharaonis isolate MP-MQ-018 chromosome 1, ASM1337386v2, whole genome shotgun sequence genomic window:
- the LOC118646510 gene encoding uncharacterized protein LOC118646510, with protein sequence MLYNTGNIKQHYKMPIFKVIGQEFSRKTLVVCDNLKDLINTSIQHLGLPNVEYTVVLQDKTEIHDDKVLIALSDSSPTPVTVTLIEKQILCGQNDGLCTDTGLNNPENEMLLTVLDSNSIQDQSDIKIIPIILDDTNLSISNDKSNVSQSKDVLSMVDLKEVDPTSTKENVPIIVPTSEGASAIQYSNPIPISVNSISTDLYETEPIPWYKFPKQLIEACENRKTPLPAHRRAMISILAEYQVHQLKTESRSTSRKIAQRIVRKYPRSFLDEIDGAVLGDGSESLFCQLYTKIHYNRRIKLAAKMQESADSSGSTVEKKDKKLQISETDEYGCSACETKLA encoded by the exons CAAAATGCCCATATTTAAAGTCATAGGACaagaattttcaagaaaaacttTAGTAGTTTGCGATAATCtcaaagatttaattaatacaagcATACAGCATTTAGGTCTTCCAAACGTGGAATATACG GTTGTATTACAAGATAAAACTGAAATACATgatgataaagttttaatagcTCTGTCAGATAGCTCCCCTACACCGGTTACAGTAACGCTTAtcgaaaaacaaattttatgtgGCCAAAATGACGGACTTTGTACTGATACTGGGTTAAATAATCCGGAAAATGAAATGCTACTCACAGTATTAGATTCAAACTCAATACAAGATCAatctgatataaaaattatacctaTTATTTTAG atgatacaaatttatcaatatctaATGACAAGTCAAACGTCAGTCAGTCAAAGGATGTTTTATCAATGGTAGATTTAAAAGAAGTGGATCCTACAAGTACAAAAGAGAATGTTCCTATTATAGTACCTACTTCTGAAGGAGCCTCTGCCATACAATACTCCAATCCGATACCAATAAGTGTCAACAGTATTAGTACAGATTTGTACGAAACAGAACCGATACCATGGTACAAATTTCCGAAGCAGCTAATAGAAGCATgcgaaaatagaaaaacacCATTGCCTGCTCATAGACGTGCTATGATTTCAATTCTTGCGGAATATCAAGTTCATCAGTTAAAAACTGAATCTAGAAGTACATCTCGAAAAATAGCGCAGCGAATAGTACGCAAATACCCACGATCATTCTTGGATGAAATTGATGGTGCAGTTCTAGGAGATGGATCAGAGTCACTATTTTGTCAATTATACACCAAAATACATTACAATCGACGCATAAAATTGGCAGCAAAAATGCAGGAATCAGCCGATTCTTCTGGTTCAAcggtagaaaaaaaagataagaagtTGCAAATTTCTGAGACCGATGAGTACGGCTGT TCAGCGTGTGAAACAAAATTGGCTTAA
- the LOC118647058 gene encoding uncharacterized protein LOC118647058 produces the protein MLQQTYPLQRIEFNHRKGTIYSCLETWPLLMEPKYLIQHASILLGKKVNTIWNQNVGKIYKKLHVFIEEFTIKHKLKKSTNRKTQLRVLKNVLTESATAANDLASETPLILAIFPLILHYFQENPDMMFRVINDTLTEEKLESFADTSTPLLIIEGASLFDENTSCAVIVEGKICCKTKSILQGFELTFLMYYIFSLCYCRSTSKSLEFIQRIFFSVNPTGTTKSKSKRSTYDPAVKKLYDSINITS, from the exons ATGCTTCAACAAACTTATCCATTGCAGAGAATCGAATTTAATCATAGAAAAGGAACAATTTACTCCTGTCTGGAAACATGGCCGCTTTTAATGGAgccaaaatatttaattcagcATGCTTCTATACTATTAGGCAAAAAAGTCAACACCATATGGAATCAAAATGtgggaaaaatatataagaaacttCATGTATTTATTGAAGAGTTTACTATTAAGCATAAACTGAAAAAGTCAACAAACAGAAAAACGCAACTTCGAgtacttaaaaatgtattaactgAATCTGCAACAGCGGCTAACGATTTAGCGTCAGAAACTCCATTGATTTTGGCGATTTTTccgttaattttacattatttccaAGAAAATCCAGACATGATGTTCAGAGTCATTAAT gATACATTGACGGAAGAAAAACTCGAATCATTTGCGGATACTTCAACTCctctattaattatagaag gaGCATCGCTGTTTGATGAAAATACAAGCTGTGCAGTTATAGTAGAGGGcaaaatttgttgtaaaaCAAAGTCTATTTTACAGGGATTTGAATTAACATTCCTGATGTATTACATCTTCAGCTTATGTTATTGCAGAAGTACATCTAAATCTCTGGAGTTTATACAAAG AATTTTCTTCAGTGTTAATCCAACGGGGACGACAAAATCGAAGTCAAAGCGATCGACCTACGACCCAGcggttaaaaaattatatgattctATTAACATAACATCATAA